The following coding sequences are from one Mytilus trossulus isolate FHL-02 chromosome 8, PNRI_Mtr1.1.1.hap1, whole genome shotgun sequence window:
- the LOC134680769 gene encoding protein HGH1 homolog, whose protein sequence is MTEHSKEDLEKEFSPFLNPAARGDVKNIAIDYVLGMTGKEDGKQMIASSQKFLDGVISLCEDSDEGVHNKAFKALTNIATDSKLSLQIVKNNKFSEFIVNCFKKFLDPSFRQADSVCKFVSNLSRPEECAGCIATIILQSKDVSLSKIVNAMCNVEYNLKSNLHFLAPLLGNLSQVPQVRTELMTEREYVIQRCLPFLTYQESAIRRGGIASLIKNCLFDTGYHDWLLGDKVDLLPRLLLPLAGGEEFDDDDMERLPADLQYLPPDKQRESDPDIRKIIVECLFQLCATKKARQFVKEKNTYVIIREYHQWEPERMNNPAIMNLIDVLIGDEPAPQHENLREVEVPEDLKKKFTEDDEEEILQIKNEINSQ, encoded by the exons ATGACAGAACACAGTAAAGAAGACCTGGAGAAAGAGTTCTCCCCCTTTCTGAATCCAGCAGCTAGAGGGGATGTCAAAAATATTGCAATAGACTATGTTTTGGGAATGACTGGAAAGGAAGATGGAAAACAAATGATTGCAAGCAGTCAGAAATTTTTAGatggagttatctccctttgtgaAGATTCAGATGAGGGCGTTCATAATAAAGCATTTAAAGCTTTGACAAATATTGCAACAGACTCCAAATTAAGTTTACAGATTGTTAAAAACAACAAGTTTTCAGAATTTATTGTGAACTGTTTCAAAAAATTCTTAGACCCAAGTTTCAGACAGGCTGATAGTGTGTGCAAATTTGTTTCAAACTTGTCAAGGCCAGAAGAGTGTGCAGGCTGTATAGCCACAATCATTCTACAAAGCAAAGATGTCAGTTTATCAAAGATTGTAAATGCCATGTGTAATGTGGAATATAATCTTAAGTCAAATTTGCATTTCCTAGCACCATTGCTGGGTAATTTGTCACAGGTGCCACAAGTTAGAACAGAACTTATGACAGAAAGAGAATATGTCATTCAGCGATGTTTACCATTCTTAACTTACCAGGAATCTGCGATCAGAAGAGGAGGAATAGCAAGTCTTATTAAAAACTGTTTGTTTGATACAG GTTACCACGACTGGTTGCTAGGAGACAAGGTTGATTTACTTCCTCGATTGTTGTTGCCCTTGGCTGGTGGGGAGGAGTTTGATGACGATGATATGGAGCGACTGCCAGCAGACCTTCAGTATTTACCTCCAGACAAACAGAGAGAGTCGGATCCAGACATAAGGAAAATCATCGTAGAATGTTTATTTCAG ctTTGTGCAACAAAAAAAGCAAGACAATTTGTCAAAGAAAAGAACACATATGTTATAATTAGAGAGTATCATCAGTGGGAACCAGAACGTATGAACAATCCGGCAATAATGAACTTAATAGATGTTTTAATAGGAGACGAACCAGCTCCTCAACATGAGAACTTGAGGGAAGTGGAAGTTCCagaagatttaaaaaagaaatttacagAAGATGATGAAGAAGAAatacttcaaattaaaaatgaaataaattcgcaataa
- the LOC134727542 gene encoding uncharacterized protein DDB_G0290685-like, giving the protein MSSDHPSQRNVQGENDQDGVEDGNNQTVNIQDVNAAGNDQGGDNQGEANQGGDNQGRDKQVGDSQGGDNQVKTDQGNNDQGVDKQGGNEDGNVQTLNVQGVNEGENNQGEDKQGGDNQGGDNQGGDNQVGDYQDGDNQGENNQGGDNQGENEDGNVQTVKVQGGNKQGGDNQGGDNQDGDGKGEKEDVNVQTVKVQGRDKQGGDNKGGVNQGGNKKGGDNQGGDNQGGDNQDGDNQDGDNQDGNKDGIVQTLKNQGVNKGGNDQGDGKQGGDHQSVKNQGGDNQGGDSHGGDNQGGDNQRGDNQGGNNQGGDNQGGNNQGGNNQGVNEGGDNQGGDKQGENNQGGDNQDGDNQGGDNQGGDNQGGDKQGGDNQGGDNQGGDNQGGNKQGGNNQGGENQGENEDGNFQTVKVQGGDKQDGDNQGGDDQGGDNQGGNNQGGDNQGGNNQGGDNQGENEDGNVQTVKVQDVNEGGNHQGGDNQSVKNQGGDNQGGDNQGGDNQVGDNQDGDNQGGNNQGGDNQGENEDGNVQTVKVQGGNRQGGDNQGGDNQDGDGKGEKEDVNVQTVKVQGRDKQGGDNKGGVNQGGNNKGGDNQGGDNQGGDNQGGDNQDGDNQDGNEDGIVQTLKNQGVNKGGNDQGDGKQGGDHQSVKNQGGDNQGGDSQGGDNQGGDNQRGDNQGGNNQGGDNQGGNNQGGNNQGENEDGNVQTVKVQGVNEGGDNQVGDKQGGDNQGGDNQGGDNQGGDNQGGDKQGGDNQGGDNQGGDNQGGDNQGGNKQGGNKQGGNNQGGDNQGENEDGNFQTVKVQGGDKQDGDNQGGDDQGGDNQGGNNQGGDNQGGNNQGGDNQGENEDGNVQTVKVQDVNEGGNHQGGDNQSVKNQGGDNQGGDNQGGDNQVGDNQDGDNQGGNNQGGDNQGENEDGNVQTVKVQGGNKQGGDNQGGDNQDGDGKGEKEDVNVQTVKVQGRDKQGGDNKGGVNQGGNNKGGDNQGGDNQGGDNQGGDNQDGDNQDGNEDGIVQTLKNQGVNKGGNDQGDGKQGGDHQSVKNQGGDNQGGDSQGGDNQGGDNQRGDNQGGNNQGGDNQGGNNQGGNNQGSRCE; this is encoded by the exons ATGTCTTCTGATCACCCCagtcaaa gaaatgttcAAGGCGAAAATGATCAAGATGGAGTTGAAGATGGAAACaatcaaactgtaaatataCAAGATGTGAATGCGGCAGGAAATGATCAAGGTGGAGATAATCAAGGAGAAGCTAACCAAGGAGGAGATAATCAAGGAAGAGATAAACAAGTTGGAGATAGTCAAGGTGGAGATAATCAAGTCAAAACAGATCAAGGCAACAATGATCAAGGTGTAGATAAACAAGGTGGAAATGAGGATGGAAATgttcaaactttaaatgttcAAGGTGTGAATGAGGGTGAAAATAATCAAGGTGAAGATAAACAAGGAGGTGATAATCAAGGTGGAGATAACCAAGGTGGAGATAATCAAGTTGGGGATTATCAAGATGGAGATAATCAAGGTGAAAATAATCAAGGAGGAGATAATCAAGGTGAAAATGAAGACGGAAATGTTCAAACTGTAAAGGTTCAAGGTGGCAATAAACAAGGTGGAGATAATCAAGGTGGAGATAATCAAGATGGAGATGGTAAAggtgaaaaagaagatgtaaaTGTTCAAACTGTAAAGGTTCAAGGTAGAGATAAACAAGGTGGCGATAATAAAGGTGGAGTTAATCAAGGTGGAAATAAAAAAGGAGGAGATAATCAAGGTGGAGATAACCAAGGAGGAGATAATCAAGATGGAGATAATCAAGATGGAGATAATCAAGATGGAAATAAAGATGGAATTGTTCAAACTTTAAAGAATCAAGGTGTGAATAAGGGTGGAAATGATCAAGGTGATGGTAAACAAGGTGGAGATCATCAAAGTGTAAAAAATCAAGGAGGAGATAATCAAGGTGGAGATAGTCATGGAGGAGATAATCAAGGTGGAGATAATCAAAGAGGTGATAATCAAGGCGGAAATAATCAAGGAGGAGATAATCAAGGTGGAAATAATCAAGGTGGAAATAATCAAG GTGTGAATGAGGGTGGAGATAATCAAGGTGGAGATAAACAAGGTGAAAATAATCAAGGAGGAGATAATCAAGATGGAGATAATCAAGGTGGAGATAATCAAGGTGGAGATAATCAAGGTGGAGATAAACAAGGTGGAGATAATCAAGGTGGAGATAATCAAGGTGGAGATAATCAAGGTGGAAATAAGCAAGGTGGAAATAATCAAGGAGGAGAAAATCAAGGTGAAAATGAAGACGGAAATTTTCAAACTGTAAAGGTTCAAGGTGGAGATAAACAAGATGGAGATAATCAAGGTGGAGATGATCAAGGTGGGGATAATCAAGGTGGAAATAATCAAGGAGGAGATAATCAAGGTGGAAATAATCAAGGTGGAGATAATCAAGGTGAAAATGAAGACGGAAATGTTCAAACTGTAAAGGTTCAAGATGTGAATGAGGGTGGAAATCATCAAGGTGGAGATAATCAAAGTGTAAAAAATCAAGGAGGAGATAATCAAGGTGGAGATAACCAAGGTGGAGATAATCAAGTTGGGGATAATCAAGATGGAGATAATCAAGGTGGAAATAATCAAGGAGGAGATAATCAAGGTGAAAATGAAGACGGAAATGTTCAAACTGTAAAGGTTCAAGGTGGCAATAGACAAGGTGGAGATAATCAAGGTGGAGATAATCAAGATGGAGATGGTAAAggtgaaaaagaagatgtaaaTGTTCAAACTGTAAAGGTTCAAGGTAGAGATAAACAAGGTGGCGATAATAAAGGTGGAGTTAATCAAGGTGGAAATAACAAAGGAGGAGATAATCAAGGTGGAGATAACCAAGGAGGAGATAATCAAGGTGGAGATAATCAAGATGGAGATAATCAAGATGGAAATGAAGATGGAATTGTTCAAACTTTAAAGAATCAAGGTGTGAATAAGGGTGGAAATGATCAAGGTGATGGTAAACAAGGTGGAGATCATCAAAGTGTAAAAAATCAAGGAGGAGATAATCAAGGTGGAGATAGTCAAGGAGGAGATAATCAAGGTGGAGATAATCAAAGAGGTGATAATCAAGGCGGAAATAATCAAGGAGGAGATAATCAAGGTGGAAATAATCAAGGTGGAAATAATCAAGGTGAAAATGAAGACGGAAATGTTCAAACTGTAAAGGTTCAAGGTGTGAATGAGGGTGGAGATAATCAAGTTGGAGATAAACAAGGTGGAGATAATCAAGGAGGAGATAATCAAGGTGGAGATAATCAAGGTGGAGATAATCAAGGTGGAGATAAACAAGGTGGAGATAATCAAGGTGGAGATAATCAAGGTGGAGATAATCAAGGTGGAGATAATCAAGGTGGAAATAAGCAAGGAGGAAATAAGCAAGGTGGAAATAATCAAGGAGGAGATAATCAAGGTGAAAATGAAGACGGAAATTTTCAAACTGTAAAGGTTCAAGGTGGAGATAAACAAGATGGAGATAATCAAGGTGGAGATGATCAAGGTGGGGATAATCAAGGTGGAAATAATCAAGGAGGAGATAATCAAGGTGGAAATAATCAAGGTGGAGATAATCAAGGTGAAAATGAAGACGGAAATGTTCAAACTGTAAAGGTTCAAGATGTGAATGAGGGTGGAAATCATCAAGGTGGAGATAATCAAAGTGTAAAAAATCAAGGAGGAGATAATCAAGGTGGAGATAACCAAGGTGGAGATAATCAAGTTGGGGATAATCAAGATGGAGATAATCAAGGTGGAAATAATCAAGGAGGAGATAATCAAGGTGAAAATGAAGACGGAAATGTTCAAACTGTAAAGGTTCAAGGTGGCAATAAACAAGGTGGAGATAATCAAGGTGGAGATAATCAAGATGGAGATGGTAAAggtgaaaaagaagatgtaaaTGTTCAAACTGTAAAGGTTCAAGGTAGAGATAAACAAGGTGGCGATAATAAAGGTGGAGTTAATCAAGGTGGAAATAACAAAGGAGGAGATAATCAAGGTGGAGATAACCAAGGAGGAGATAATCAAGGTGGAGATAATCAAGATGGAGATAATCAAGATGGAAATGAAGATGGAATTGTTCAAACTTTAAAGAATCAAGGTGTGAATAAGGGTGGAAATGATCAAGGTGATGGTAAACAAGGTGGAGATCATCAAAGTGTAAAAAATCAAGGAGGAGATAATCAAGGTGGAGATAGTCAAGGAGGAGATAATCAAGGTGGAGATAATCAAAGAGGTGATAATCAAGGCGGAAATAATCAAGGAGGAGATAATCAAGGTGGAAATAATCAAGGTGGAAATAATCAAG GTTCAAGGTGTGAATGA